The genomic interval TCGGTTTTTGCAAAATTCAAAAAATCTCGGCATCACCCTGAACATCACCAATGGCTTTAAGGCGGCAAACGGCAAGTACGTGGCCAGCCTCAACGATGACGATCGCTGGACTCCTGATTTCTTAGCCAAACTGGTGCCGCCCCTAGAGGCTAATCCAAACCTATCGGTGGCGTTTTGTGACCACGCCATCATTGACGCCGATGGCCAGGTAGACCTGGTAGCTACTCAACAAAACAGCCAGCGTTGGCAGCGTGCCCAACTTCCCGAAGGCACTTACCAGCCGTTTTGGAAACTGGCCCTGGTCGATCGAGCAGTCTCCTGTGCAGCAGCGGCAGTCATCCGCAAAGATGTCGTTGATTGGCAGGAGTTGAGCACCGCTGGTGTCCAGGGCATGGGCCGCCACTGGGACTACTTTTTGGGTTATCTGGTCTGCCGCCAGGGCCATGGAGCCTACTACTGCCCCGAATACCTAACTCAGTATCGCGTTCATGACCAAAATATTACCGCCCTCACCAACCGGAAAAACAACTCCACCAAAATCAACTCTGGATTCTCGCGGGTGTACTGCTACGAGCGCTACCTGGCCGATCATCAGCTTCAGGAACTGTGGCCCTATTTCAGACAGCAGTTGGCGATCGGCAAGACCACCCTGGGTATTGGTCTGCTGCGCGACGGCAAAGCTCGCCAGGCTCGCCCCTATTTCTGGCAAGCGCTACGGCAAAATTTGAATCCACGCACCGCTGCTGCCTTGGTGCTGAGCTTTATGCCGTCTCCTCTATTGAATCGAGTTTGAAGCTGCCCGGCAAATAGCACGATGCCTAAGATTCTTTATCTAATTGCCTCCCATACCAATCCCACTCAAGTAGCGCGGTTGGCCAAGAGCTTGCTGCACAGTTCCTCCGATGCCAGGGTACTTGTACACCACGATGGCTCCAGGCCCGCCCTTACCACTGGCACGTTTGCCGACGACCCCAGGGTAATGATTTACCCCATACCGCTCAGCGTAAAGTGGGGGGACTGGTCTGTGGTCGAGCTAGAGCTGCGGTGCCTGGCGTGGTTGCAGGAAAAGGCCGTTGAGTTTGACTGGCTGGTGCTGCTCTCGGGACAGGACTACCCACTTCAGCCTTTGGCAAAACTGGAGCAATGTTTAAGCCAGACCACCTATGACGGGTTTATAGAACACTTTCCTGCCGAATCTCCGCCTGAGACGCAATGGAACTGGGATCATCGCCTCAGCCTTGAGCGCTACTGGTTTCGCTACTACACTGCGCCCCCCCGGTGCAAATGGCTATTTCGTAAGCTTTACCGCCCCATTAACTGGAATCCCTGGCTACGACTAAAGGGTGGCCGTTTTGGGGCCAAGATCGCCCTGCGGCGGCGCACTACTCCATTTTCAAGTTCCTTCCGCTGCTACGCGGGTTCGCAGTGGCACACCCTCAATCGTCGCTGTGTCGAATACATTCACCGCACCGTTCAGACCCGACCCGACCTGGTAGAACACTACCGCCATACGATGGTGCCCGATGAATCGTTTTTTCAAACCATTCTGGTCAACAACCCTGACCTCAACCTGTGCAACGACAACCTCCGCTACATTGCCTGGCGCCCACCCTATCCAGCCATTCTGCAACGCGACGATTTTGATGCCCTAATTCACTCTGGCAAGTTTTTTGCCCGCAAGTTCGACACCACCGTCGATGCCGCCATTCTGGACCGGCTCGACGATTACTGCTTGGTCAACCGTCCATGATGGTCAGACCGCCAGGCCGCACAGGCTTTGGGCCAAGACCTGCATGTGAAGAGTTAGTGAATTTGGTCGGTTGGGAGCGTTTCCTCTCGGATTTAGCTGATGCCCCTTGAAATTCTATGCAGAGACCCGTTCTCCAGCCCCCAAGTCCCATGAAAACTACCGTTCTTGTACCCACCTACCGCCGCCCGCAAGATTTGCAGCGGTGTTTGGAGGCACTTCAAAACCAGCAGCGACTTCCTGATGAAGTTCTGATTGTGCTGCGGGCAACCGACCAACCAACCTGGAACTTACTGGAGCAAAATACCTTTTCACCCCTTACCATTCGCACCCAAATAGTAGAACAACCGGGTCAGGTTGCCGCTCTCAATGCGGGGCTCGATGCCGCCAGCGGAGACATCATTGCCATCACCGACGACGACGCGGCCCCTCATCCCGACTGGCTCAAGCGGATTGAGGCCCACTTTTTAGCCGATGCCCAAGTCGGCGGCGTAGGCGGACGCGACTGGGTCTATATGGGTGGTACCCTTCATGGCCCTACCGCTGACCAGGTGGTACCCAGACCAATCGGACAGATTCAATGGTTTGGTCGTGTAGTTGGCAACCACCACCTGGGAACCGATAAGCCCCAGGAGGTCGCTATCCTCAAGGGAGCCAACATGAGCTATCGCTGTACGGCCATCGGCTCCGCTCGATTTGATCCCAGACTGCAGGGAACAGGGGCTCAAGTACATAACGACCTGGGCTTTAGTTTGGCCATTAAACGGCAGGGCTGGAAGCTCATCTATGATCCTGCCATTGCCGTCGATCACTTTCCGGCTCAGCGGTTTGACAAAGATCGGCGAGATGCCTTTTCATACGGGGCCACCCTTGATGCCGCCCACAACGAAACTCTGATCTTGATGAACTATTTCGCCCCATTCCGTCGAGCCATCTACCTGGGATGGTCCATTTTGATTGG from Leptolyngbya sp. KIOST-1 carries:
- a CDS encoding glycosyltransferase family 2 protein; translation: MSTPLVSVVIPTYNRSDYLRDAIASALGQTYTNIEIVVTDDCSPSSPKDLVESFNDPRIRFLQNSKNLGITLNITNGFKAANGKYVASLNDDDRWTPDFLAKLVPPLEANPNLSVAFCDHAIIDADGQVDLVATQQNSQRWQRAQLPEGTYQPFWKLALVDRAVSCAAAAVIRKDVVDWQELSTAGVQGMGRHWDYFLGYLVCRQGHGAYYCPEYLTQYRVHDQNITALTNRKNNSTKINSGFSRVYCYERYLADHQLQELWPYFRQQLAIGKTTLGIGLLRDGKARQARPYFWQALRQNLNPRTAAALVLSFMPSPLLNRV
- a CDS encoding glycosyltransferase family 2 protein, which encodes MKTTVLVPTYRRPQDLQRCLEALQNQQRLPDEVLIVLRATDQPTWNLLEQNTFSPLTIRTQIVEQPGQVAALNAGLDAASGDIIAITDDDAAPHPDWLKRIEAHFLADAQVGGVGGRDWVYMGGTLHGPTADQVVPRPIGQIQWFGRVVGNHHLGTDKPQEVAILKGANMSYRCTAIGSARFDPRLQGTGAQVHNDLGFSLAIKRQGWKLIYDPAIAVDHFPAQRFDKDRRDAFSYGATLDAAHNETLILMNYFAPFRRAIYLGWSILIGTRVKPGIVQLCRLLPREGLQSWQKGKAVLQGRWQGCRTWLGRTKKLT
- a CDS encoding beta-1,6-N-acetylglucosaminyltransferase, translated to MPKILYLIASHTNPTQVARLAKSLLHSSSDARVLVHHDGSRPALTTGTFADDPRVMIYPIPLSVKWGDWSVVELELRCLAWLQEKAVEFDWLVLLSGQDYPLQPLAKLEQCLSQTTYDGFIEHFPAESPPETQWNWDHRLSLERYWFRYYTAPPRCKWLFRKLYRPINWNPWLRLKGGRFGAKIALRRRTTPFSSSFRCYAGSQWHTLNRRCVEYIHRTVQTRPDLVEHYRHTMVPDESFFQTILVNNPDLNLCNDNLRYIAWRPPYPAILQRDDFDALIHSGKFFARKFDTTVDAAILDRLDDYCLVNRP